One genomic segment of Hordeum vulgare subsp. vulgare chromosome 2H, MorexV3_pseudomolecules_assembly, whole genome shotgun sequence includes these proteins:
- the LOC123429536 gene encoding benzyl alcohol O-benzoyltransferase-like, with the protein MSVARALTTLSIRRGERELVAPARPTPYEFKVLSDIDDQEVLRFYRSGAFFYRGDASKSGIDPAKVIKSAISEALVHYYPLAGRFRELQPTRKLVVECTGEGVVFVEADADVRMDDFGDSLAPPVPCYDELLPEPECATAVVVDRPLLFVQVTRLRCGGFVFGFQICHCIADGQGIVQFLTALTEFARGVPDAPTVRPVWQRELLTASWPPAITHDHAEYAPLPDPGKDVVSSSDAFSQHTFFFGHREIEALRSQAPPALRSAASRFDLIGAFMWRCRAAALRYEPDELVRLHMFVNGRVRNRSRHRLPRGYYGNSFAFAAACAPAGQLCRRPLGEALRLLLEAKARAEQEGYVQSVAGFNAARRRPAFPKARTYLISDMTQAGMLGVDFGWGRPVYGGPATIILATFHLEGRNEAGEVGVIVPTRLPVLALERLKVEVAKGLTVTAGPTATEPADNSKSALVPAHAIAKL; encoded by the coding sequence ATGTCTGTGGCACGGGCACTAACTACGCTGTCCATCCGGCGGGGCGAGCGCGAGCTCGTGGCGCCGGCGAGGCCCACGCCCTACGAGTTCAAGGTGCTCTCCGACATCGACGACCAGGAGGTCCTCCGCTTCTACCGCTCCGGCGCCTTCTTCTACCGCGGCGACGCCTCCAAGTCCGGCATTGACCCGGCCAAGGTCATCAAGTCGGCGATCTCCGAGGCGCTCGTGCACTACTACCCTCTCGCCGGCCGTTTCCGGGAGCTCCAGCCGACGAGGAAGCTCGTGGTCGAGTGCACGGGCGAGGGGGTCGTGTTCGTCGAGGCGGACGCCGATGTCCGGATGGACGACTTCGGAGACTCGCTGGCGCCGCCGGTGCCGTGTTACGATGAACTGCTGCCCGAGCCGGAGTGCGCCACCGCCGTTGTCGTCGACCGTCCTTTGCTCTTTGTTCAGGTGACGCGGCTGAGGTGCGGAGGTTTCGTCTTCGGGTTCCAGATATGCCACTGCATCGCCGACGGCCAGGGGATCGTGCAGTTCCTGACGGCGCTGACGGAGTTCGCCCGCGGCGTGCCGGACGCGCCGACCGTGCGGCCGGTGTGGCAGCGCGAGCTCCTCACGGCGAGCTGGCCGCCGGCCATCACGCACGACCACGCGGAGTACGCGCCGCTCCCCGACCCCGGGAAGGACGTGGTCTCCTCCTCCGACGCCTTCTCGCAGCACACCTTCTTCTTCGGGCATCGCGAGATCGAGGCGCTCCGGTCCCAGGCCCCGCCGGCGCTGCGCTCCGCCGCGTCGCGGTTCGACCTGATCGGCGCCTTCATGTGGCGGTGCCGCGCCGCCGCGCTGCGGTACGAGCCGGACGAGCTGGTCCGGCTGCACATGTTCGTGAACGGCCGGGTGAGGAACCGGAGCCGCCACCGCTTGCCGAGGGGCTACTACGGCAACTCGTTCGCGTTCGCGGCGGCGTGCGCGCCGGCGGGGCAGCTGTGCCGGAGGCCCCTCGGGGAGGCGCTGCGGCTGCTGCTGGAGGCCAAGGCGCGGGCGGAGCAGGAAGGGTACGTGCAGTCGGTGGCCGGCTTCAACGCGGCGCGCAGGAGGCCGGCGTTCCCCAAGGCCCGGACGTACCTCATCTCGGACATGACCCAGGCGGGGATGCTGGGGGTGGACTTCGGGTGGGGCAGGCCGGTGTACGGAGGGCCGGCGACGATCATCCTTGCCACGTTTCATCTGGAGGGGAGGAACGAGGCCGGCGAGGTCGGTGTCATCGTGCCGACGAGGTTACCGGTGCTGGCGTTGGAGCGGCTAAAGGTGGAGGTGGCCAAGGGGCTCACGGTCACCGCCGGTCCGACTGCCACTGAACCGGCGGACAACAGCAAGTCGGCATTGGTTCCTGCTCACGCTATCGCAAAGCTGTAG